A section of the Amycolatopsis sp. AA4 genome encodes:
- a CDS encoding winged helix DNA-binding domain-containing protein, with protein sequence MTLAQRRARLGVRHHLAARTTTVEEAVDGVVALHATDPASVYLSSWSRVHAISVADVEEALYSRRTLLRLLGMRRTVFVTDVATAAQVQAACSYDIAARQRRLLEKQLGTLGHPGNVPNPAAWLDEVMASVEKALHARGSATAQQLADDEPRLRQQLLMSKGKPYESIGNVTSRVLFQLAAEGHIVRGRPRGSWQSTQYYWSPLTDWLAEGATGSGLDDNPGRSTGGAGSSHSDARRTRPAPGTADWPALSEDEARTALARRWLYAFGPAPIADLRWWTGWNAGQTKKALAAIGPAEVDLDGEPAIALPDDLAPVPAPDPWIALLPALDPTAMGWQSRDWYVGPHRAALFDRSGNIGPTVWSDGRIVGAWSHRPSGEVAVRLLEDVGVEKTSAVEAEAARLSEWLGEARVVPKFRTPAEKELSGS encoded by the coding sequence ATGACCCTCGCCCAGCGCCGGGCCCGCCTCGGCGTACGCCACCACCTGGCGGCGCGGACGACGACCGTCGAGGAAGCAGTCGACGGCGTCGTCGCGCTGCACGCCACCGATCCCGCCTCGGTCTACCTGTCTTCGTGGTCGCGCGTGCACGCGATCTCGGTCGCCGATGTCGAGGAGGCCCTGTACTCCCGGCGCACCCTCCTGCGCTTGCTGGGCATGCGGCGCACCGTGTTTGTCACCGATGTCGCCACCGCCGCCCAGGTTCAGGCGGCTTGTTCCTACGACATCGCCGCGCGTCAACGCCGCCTGCTGGAAAAGCAACTGGGCACCCTGGGTCACCCGGGCAACGTCCCGAACCCCGCGGCTTGGCTGGACGAGGTGATGGCGAGCGTAGAAAAAGCCTTGCACGCCAGGGGATCGGCGACCGCCCAGCAACTGGCGGACGACGAACCGCGCCTGCGCCAGCAATTGCTGATGTCGAAGGGAAAACCGTACGAGTCGATCGGCAACGTGACCAGCCGGGTGCTGTTCCAGCTGGCCGCGGAAGGGCACATCGTGCGAGGCCGCCCGCGGGGGAGTTGGCAAAGCACGCAGTACTACTGGTCCCCGCTGACCGACTGGCTGGCAGAAGGTGCCACCGGATCTGGCCTTGACGACAACCCGGGCCGCTCCACCGGCGGTGCCGGTTCGAGCCATTCCGATGCCCGGCGAACTCGCCCCGCCCCTGGCACCGCTGACTGGCCAGCCCTCTCCGAAGACGAAGCCCGAACCGCCCTGGCCCGGCGATGGCTGTACGCCTTCGGCCCCGCCCCGATCGCCGACCTCCGATGGTGGACCGGCTGGAATGCGGGTCAAACGAAAAAAGCGCTGGCCGCCATCGGCCCGGCAGAGGTGGACCTGGACGGCGAACCGGCAATCGCCCTGCCCGACGATCTCGCCCCGGTCCCCGCTCCCGACCCGTGGATCGCCCTGCTCCCCGCCCTGGATCCGACCGCGATGGGCTGGCAGTCGCGAGACTGGTACGTCGGCCCGCACCGCGCCGCCTTGTTCGACCGCAGCGGCAATATCGGCCCCACGGTCTGGAGCGACGGCCGGATCGTCGGAGCCTGGTCCCACCGCCCGTCGGGAGAAGTCGCGGTCCGTCTGCTGGAGGACGTCGGGGTCGAGAAGACCTCCGCCGTGGAGGCGGAGGCAGCGAGGCTGAGCGAGTGGCTGGGGGAGGCGCGAGTGGTGCCGAAGTTCCGCACCCCGGCGGAGAAGGAGCTGTCTGGATCGTAG
- the gap gene encoding type I glyceraldehyde-3-phosphate dehydrogenase, producing the protein MTVRVGVNGFGRIGRNFFRAVKASGHDIEVVAFNDLGDVATMAHLLKYDSILGRFPGEVSVSDEGIVVDGKTIKALAERDPANLPWGDLGVDVVVESTGFFTNADAAKAHIAGGAKKVIISAPAKGEDLTVVLGVNDDKYDGSQTIISNASCTTNCLGPLAKVLNDAFGIEQGLMTTIHAYTQDQNLQDGPHKDLRRARAAALNVVPASTGAAKAIGLVLPELLGKLDGYALRVPVPTGSATDLTVTLKKQATVEEINAAYQAAAEGPLAGILKYSVDPIVSSDIVTDPASCIYDSPLTKVIGNQVKVVGWYDNEWGYSNRLADLIKLVGSKL; encoded by the coding sequence GTGACCGTTCGCGTAGGTGTCAACGGCTTCGGCCGGATCGGCCGCAACTTCTTCCGTGCCGTGAAGGCGAGCGGTCACGACATCGAGGTCGTCGCGTTCAACGACCTCGGCGACGTCGCCACCATGGCCCACCTGCTCAAGTACGACTCGATCCTCGGCCGCTTCCCGGGCGAGGTCAGCGTCTCCGACGAGGGCATCGTCGTCGACGGCAAGACCATCAAGGCCCTCGCCGAGCGCGACCCGGCGAACCTGCCCTGGGGCGACCTGGGCGTGGACGTCGTCGTCGAGTCGACCGGCTTCTTCACCAACGCCGACGCCGCCAAGGCGCACATCGCCGGCGGCGCGAAGAAGGTCATCATCTCCGCGCCCGCCAAGGGCGAGGACCTGACCGTCGTCCTCGGCGTCAACGACGACAAGTACGACGGCTCGCAGACGATCATCTCGAACGCGTCCTGCACCACCAACTGCCTCGGCCCGCTGGCCAAGGTCCTCAACGACGCCTTCGGCATCGAGCAGGGCCTGATGACCACGATCCACGCCTACACGCAGGACCAGAACCTGCAGGACGGCCCGCACAAGGACCTGCGCCGCGCCCGCGCCGCCGCCCTGAACGTCGTCCCGGCCTCCACCGGCGCGGCCAAGGCGATCGGCCTCGTGCTGCCGGAGCTGCTCGGCAAGCTGGACGGCTACGCGCTGCGCGTCCCGGTCCCGACCGGCTCGGCCACCGACCTCACCGTCACCCTCAAGAAGCAGGCCACGGTCGAGGAGATCAACGCCGCCTACCAGGCCGCCGCCGAGGGCCCGCTGGCCGGCATCCTGAAGTACTCGGTCGACCCGATCGTGTCCTCGGACATCGTCACCGACCCGGCGTCCTGCATCTACGACTCGCCGCTCACCAAGGTGATCGGCAACCAGGTCAAGGTCGTCGGCTGGTACGACAACGAGTGGGGCTACTCCAACCGCCTCGCCGACCTGATCAAGCTCGTCGGCTCGAAGCTCTGA
- the pgk gene encoding phosphoglycerate kinase, with protein MSVKNLDDLLGEGVQGRYVLVRSDLNVPLDGSAITDDGRVRAALPTIKKLADAGAKVVVTAHLGRPKGEPDPKFTLAPVAKRLGELLGSEVPLAGDLVGESAKTLVAGLADGGVVLLENVRFDARETSKDAVDRSELAAELAALTPGGAFVSDGFGVVHRKQASVYEIAAVLPAYAGGLVLAELDVLKKLTDDVKRPYVVALGGSKVSDKLGVIANLLTKVDRLLIGGGMAYTFLKAKGYEVGTSLLQEDQLDQVKGFLAEAEKRGVELVLPVDVLAAEGFAADAAHEAVDVTAIPADRMGLDIGPRSAELFAQKLADAATVFWNGPMGVFEFEAFAGGTRAVAEALVKSDAFTVVGGGDSAAAVRQLGLPEDGFSHISTGGGASLEYLEGKELPGVAALEGKN; from the coding sequence ATGAGCGTCAAGAACCTCGACGACCTGCTGGGCGAGGGCGTTCAGGGCCGCTACGTGCTCGTGCGCAGCGACCTGAACGTCCCGCTCGACGGGTCGGCCATCACCGACGACGGCCGGGTCCGGGCCGCGCTGCCGACGATCAAGAAGCTCGCCGACGCGGGCGCCAAGGTCGTCGTCACCGCGCACCTCGGCCGCCCCAAGGGCGAGCCGGACCCGAAGTTCACGCTCGCGCCGGTCGCCAAGCGGCTGGGCGAACTGCTCGGCTCCGAGGTCCCGCTGGCCGGCGACCTCGTCGGCGAGTCGGCGAAGACGCTGGTGGCCGGACTGGCCGACGGTGGCGTCGTGCTGCTGGAGAACGTGCGCTTCGACGCGCGCGAGACCAGCAAGGACGCCGTCGACCGCTCCGAGCTGGCCGCTGAGCTGGCCGCGCTGACGCCGGGCGGGGCGTTCGTCTCCGACGGCTTCGGCGTCGTGCACCGCAAGCAGGCCTCGGTCTACGAGATCGCCGCGGTGCTCCCGGCGTACGCGGGCGGCCTCGTGCTGGCCGAGCTGGACGTGCTGAAGAAGCTCACCGACGACGTCAAGCGGCCGTACGTGGTCGCGCTCGGCGGCTCGAAGGTGTCCGACAAGCTCGGCGTCATCGCGAACCTGCTCACCAAGGTCGACCGGCTGCTCATCGGCGGCGGCATGGCGTACACGTTCCTCAAGGCCAAGGGCTACGAGGTCGGCACGTCGCTGCTGCAGGAAGACCAGCTGGACCAGGTCAAGGGCTTCCTCGCCGAGGCCGAGAAGCGCGGCGTCGAACTGGTGCTGCCGGTCGACGTGCTCGCCGCCGAAGGCTTCGCGGCCGACGCGGCCCACGAGGCCGTCGACGTCACCGCGATCCCGGCCGACCGCATGGGCCTCGACATCGGCCCGCGCAGCGCCGAGCTGTTCGCGCAGAAGCTCGCCGACGCGGCGACCGTCTTCTGGAACGGCCCGATGGGCGTCTTCGAATTCGAGGCGTTCGCCGGCGGCACCCGCGCGGTGGCCGAGGCGCTCGTCAAGAGCGACGCGTTCACCGTGGTCGGCGGCGGCGATTCGGCCGCGGCGGTGCGGCAGCTGGGCCTTCCCGAGGACGGCTTCTCGCACATCTCCACCGGCGGCGGCGCCTCGCTGGAGTACCTGGAAGGCAAGGAGCTGCCCGGCGTGGCGGCGCTGGAGGGGAAGAACTAA
- the tpiA gene encoding triose-phosphate isomerase produces MARKPLVAGNWKMNLNHLEAIALVQKIAFALPEKYYAKVDVAVLPPFTDIRSVQTLVDADKLSLTYGAQDLSPQDSGAFTGDISGPMLAKLGCSFVTVGHSERRAIHGETDELVNKKVKAALKHGITPILCVGEELEIREAGEHLEHTRNQLVEGLKGLKAEQVQAVVIAYEPVWAIGTGKVATAADAEEVCKSLRGTLSEKYGDEVATAVRVLYGGSVKSGNVSELVAADNIDGALVGGASLDGEEFTKLCALAAGGPLP; encoded by the coding sequence GTGGCACGCAAGCCCCTCGTGGCAGGCAACTGGAAGATGAACCTCAACCACCTCGAGGCCATCGCCCTGGTGCAGAAGATCGCCTTCGCGCTGCCGGAGAAGTACTACGCGAAGGTGGACGTGGCGGTGCTGCCGCCGTTCACCGACATCCGCAGCGTGCAGACCCTGGTCGACGCCGACAAGCTCTCGCTCACCTACGGCGCGCAGGACCTGTCGCCGCAGGACTCGGGCGCGTTCACCGGCGACATCTCCGGCCCGATGCTGGCGAAGCTGGGCTGCAGCTTCGTCACCGTCGGCCACTCGGAGCGGCGCGCGATCCACGGCGAGACCGACGAGCTGGTCAACAAGAAGGTCAAGGCCGCGCTCAAGCACGGCATCACGCCGATCCTGTGCGTGGGCGAGGAGCTCGAGATCCGCGAAGCGGGCGAGCACCTCGAGCACACCCGCAACCAGCTGGTCGAGGGCCTCAAGGGGCTCAAGGCCGAGCAGGTGCAGGCCGTCGTGATCGCGTACGAGCCGGTCTGGGCGATCGGCACCGGCAAGGTCGCGACCGCCGCCGACGCCGAAGAGGTCTGCAAATCCCTGCGCGGGACGCTGTCGGAGAAGTACGGCGACGAGGTCGCCACCGCGGTCCGGGTGCTCTACGGCGGCTCGGTGAAGTCCGGGAACGTCTCCGAGCTGGTGGCCGCGGACAACATCGACGGCGCGCTGGTCGGCGGCGCGAGCCTCGACGGCGAGGAGTTCACCAAGCTCTGCGCGCTCGCCGCCGGTGGCCCGCTGCCCTGA
- the secG gene encoding preprotein translocase subunit SecG, translated as MKLFLQILLIASSVLLVVAVLLHRGRGGGLSSLFGGGMQSSLAGSSVAEKNLDRITLLLGAIWLISIVGLGLLLKV; from the coding sequence ATGAAGCTGTTCCTGCAAATCCTGTTGATCGCCTCCAGCGTCCTGCTGGTGGTGGCCGTGCTGCTGCACCGCGGCCGGGGCGGCGGCCTGTCGTCCCTGTTCGGCGGCGGGATGCAGTCGAGCCTCGCGGGGTCCAGCGTCGCCGAGAAGAACCTCGACCGGATCACGCTGCTGCTCGGGGCCATCTGGCTGATCAGCATCGTGGGTCTCGGCCTCCTGCTCAAGGTCTGA
- a CDS encoding RNA polymerase-binding protein RbpA — protein MVGGNAIRGTRVGAGPSGESERGESAPRRRVSYWCANGHEARPSFAMDAEIPDEWDCPRCGLPGGQDEQNPPAAPRTEPYKTHLAYVKERRSDADGEAILAEALERLRQRRELI, from the coding sequence ATGGTTGGCGGTAACGCGATTCGCGGCACCCGCGTGGGTGCCGGTCCTTCGGGCGAATCGGAGCGGGGTGAATCGGCGCCACGGCGCCGGGTGTCGTATTGGTGCGCGAACGGGCACGAGGCTCGCCCGTCGTTCGCGATGGACGCGGAAATCCCCGACGAATGGGACTGCCCGCGCTGCGGGCTCCCGGGCGGTCAGGACGAGCAGAATCCGCCCGCCGCGCCTCGTACCGAGCCGTACAAGACGCATCTGGCTTACGTGAAGGAACGCCGCAGCGACGCCGACGGCGAGGCCATCCTCGCTGAAGCGCTCGAGCGCCTCCGCCAGCGCCGCGAATTGATCTGA
- a CDS encoding sensor histidine kinase, whose product MSTEGLSIPGISMSSSAAGAARRARRVNLTGAFAVFRKPLVATIAVEAVVVLLAVLDVWLVVPPKAQPYSLYLSAAACLAVVVRRRFPFLAVLAAAPGFFAGWAQLASMLNLGMLATRRQLHWQTWVGAGLVFTCRFVRWPLQEFSELSWREHVLDGIYGVLVAGMPIAIGLLIGARAEISAKLAELAKSRDRERRFHADAVRAEERTRLAREMHDVVSHQITLIAMQAGALQAQAKEGPALETAQVIRQLSTRTLEELRSLVSVLRSGSGDDGPRPGIGELDHLIRTSDVPVQLTVEQLPDTLPSQVSAAAYRTVQECLTNVHKHAPGATATIRIHAASGALDIEVENARACRAGEAFPSGGHGLTGLAERARLLGGSFETSGTEDGGFRVRARYPLDRRVSSD is encoded by the coding sequence ATGAGCACTGAGGGACTCTCGATTCCTGGCATCTCGATGAGCAGCTCCGCCGCGGGAGCCGCCCGGCGGGCCAGGCGCGTAAACCTGACCGGGGCGTTCGCTGTGTTCCGGAAGCCCCTCGTCGCGACGATCGCCGTCGAGGCGGTGGTCGTGCTGCTGGCGGTGCTCGACGTCTGGCTCGTCGTGCCACCGAAAGCACAGCCGTATTCGCTCTACCTCTCGGCCGCCGCGTGCCTCGCGGTCGTGGTGCGGCGGCGTTTCCCGTTCCTCGCGGTGCTCGCCGCGGCGCCGGGGTTCTTCGCCGGATGGGCGCAGCTGGCGTCGATGCTCAACCTCGGCATGCTCGCGACGCGGCGGCAATTGCACTGGCAGACCTGGGTCGGCGCGGGATTGGTCTTCACCTGCCGGTTCGTGCGGTGGCCGCTGCAGGAGTTCTCGGAGCTGAGCTGGCGCGAGCACGTCCTGGACGGGATCTACGGCGTTCTGGTCGCCGGAATGCCGATCGCGATCGGCCTGCTGATCGGGGCGCGCGCGGAGATCTCGGCGAAACTGGCCGAACTGGCGAAGAGCCGCGACCGCGAACGCCGCTTCCACGCCGACGCCGTCCGCGCCGAGGAACGCACCCGGCTGGCCCGCGAGATGCACGACGTGGTTTCCCACCAGATCACGCTGATCGCCATGCAGGCCGGCGCGTTGCAGGCACAGGCCAAGGAAGGCCCGGCGCTGGAGACGGCGCAGGTCATCCGCCAGCTGTCGACGCGGACGCTCGAGGAACTGCGCTCGCTGGTGAGCGTCCTGCGCTCCGGCTCCGGCGACGACGGCCCGCGCCCCGGGATAGGGGAACTGGACCACCTGATCCGCACGTCGGACGTCCCGGTGCAGCTGACCGTCGAGCAGCTCCCGGACACCCTGCCGAGCCAGGTCTCGGCGGCGGCGTACCGGACGGTGCAGGAATGCCTGACGAACGTCCACAAGCACGCCCCCGGCGCGACGGCCACCATCCGCATCCACGCGGCGAGCGGCGCGCTGGACATCGAGGTCGAGAACGCCCGCGCCTGCCGCGCCGGAGAAGCCTTCCCGTCGGGCGGCCACGGACTCACCGGGCTCGCCGAACGCGCCCGGCTGCTGGGCGGAAGCTTCGAAACGTCCGGGACGGAGGACGGCGGATTCCGGGTGCGGGCGCGGTATCCGCTGGATCGCCGAGTCTCGTCGGACTGA
- a CDS encoding GntR family transcriptional regulator produces the protein MLSEQIYDRVRDAIMRGEVEPGQALKPQELAARYEVSLAVVREALVRLVGEGLAERLTNRGFAVPTLADQRWQEIIEARQTVEPAMLRLSVARGDLEWETRVRAAGHRLARTPMYVPAEGSYYSAAWAEAHRLFHRTLLDGCGNAVLLESFDRMWLASELARRWTVHPAYRLPVEDVIAQHEELERAALSRDPDEAAGLLMDHLAATAAVLTGAGE, from the coding sequence ATGCTGTCCGAGCAGATCTACGACCGGGTCCGCGACGCGATCATGCGCGGCGAGGTCGAGCCGGGGCAGGCGCTGAAACCGCAGGAACTGGCGGCGCGGTACGAGGTCAGCCTGGCGGTGGTGCGGGAGGCGCTGGTCCGGCTGGTCGGGGAGGGTCTGGCGGAACGGCTGACGAATCGCGGGTTCGCCGTGCCCACGCTGGCCGATCAGCGGTGGCAGGAGATCATCGAGGCGCGGCAGACGGTCGAGCCCGCGATGCTGCGGCTGTCCGTCGCGCGCGGGGACCTGGAGTGGGAGACGCGGGTGCGCGCGGCGGGGCACCGGCTCGCCCGGACGCCGATGTATGTGCCGGCCGAAGGCAGCTACTACTCCGCTGCTTGGGCGGAGGCGCACCGCTTGTTCCACCGCACGCTGCTCGACGGCTGCGGGAACGCCGTGCTGCTGGAGAGTTTCGACCGGATGTGGCTGGCGAGCGAACTGGCCCGCCGGTGGACGGTGCACCCGGCGTACCGGCTGCCGGTGGAGGATGTGATCGCCCAGCACGAGGAGTTGGAGCGGGCCGCGCTGAGCCGGGATCCGGACGAGGCGGCGGGGCTGTTGATGGACCACCTGGCGGCGACCGCGGCGGTGCTGACGGGCGCGGGGGAGTAG
- the pgl gene encoding 6-phosphogluconolactonase: MSRTEVVVYENPDLLAAAAAARLVTRIVDVQAARGAASVVLTGGGTGIAVLRELRESSARDAIDWSRLDVYWGDERFVPADSDERNEKGAREALLDHVPLAPERVHAMAPSDEFGDDVDAAAAAYAKVLADAAGPGADVPEFDIMLLGLGGEGHTASLFPETAEVRETQRSVVPVRDCPKPPPTRVSLTLPAIRRAREVWLMTAGTAKADAVAQALAGAPETQIPVSGARGYRRTLWLLDREAAGKLTKVYQPPAE, encoded by the coding sequence ATGAGCCGGACCGAGGTCGTCGTCTACGAAAACCCGGACCTGCTGGCCGCGGCCGCCGCGGCCCGGCTGGTGACCCGGATCGTCGACGTGCAGGCGGCTCGCGGCGCCGCGTCGGTGGTGCTCACCGGCGGCGGCACCGGGATCGCCGTGCTGCGGGAACTGCGGGAGTCGAGCGCGCGGGACGCGATCGACTGGTCGCGGCTGGACGTCTACTGGGGCGACGAGCGGTTCGTCCCGGCGGATTCGGACGAGCGCAACGAGAAGGGCGCGCGCGAAGCCCTGCTCGACCACGTGCCGCTGGCTCCGGAGCGGGTGCACGCGATGGCCCCGTCGGACGAGTTCGGCGACGACGTCGACGCGGCCGCCGCGGCCTACGCGAAGGTGCTGGCCGACGCGGCGGGCCCCGGCGCGGACGTCCCGGAGTTCGACATCATGCTGCTGGGCCTCGGCGGCGAGGGCCACACGGCATCGCTGTTCCCGGAAACCGCCGAGGTGCGCGAAACCCAGCGCTCGGTCGTCCCGGTCCGCGACTGCCCGAAACCCCCGCCGACGCGCGTGTCGCTGACGCTGCCCGCCATCCGCCGCGCCCGCGAGGTGTGGCTGATGACCGCGGGAACCGCGAAGGCGGACGCGGTCGCGCAGGCACTGGCCGGTGCGCCGGAAACGCAGATCCCGGTGTCGGGCGCCCGGGGCTACCGGCGAACGCTGTGGCTCCTGGACCGCGAGGCGGCCGGGAAGCTGACGAAGGTGTATCAGCCGCCTGCCGAGTAG
- the opcA gene encoding glucose-6-phosphate dehydrogenase assembly protein OpcA, with translation MIIDLPSTTTSALNKKLVEIREQGGQVALGRVLTLVIVADDDAKLEDAIEAANDASREHPSRVIVVAKGARTAAPRIDGQIRVGGDAGASEVIVLRLYGPLAAQGQSAVVPLLLPDAPIVTWWPGAGPKAPAEDPLGQLAQRRITDSAAEKSPIRALTTRAKSYVEGDTDLAWTRLTRWRAQLVSALDLPPFEKITSATVTGEADSPSTELLAGWLAEYLKAPVHRVKSSSAQGIISVKLERKSGAVELTRPDGRVGTLTQPGQPTRRIALQRRSNPECLVEELRRLDPDEIYEAALHGLHKIAASNGSKPAAAKAPAKASASAKPAAAKPKAARKTAEKSGS, from the coding sequence TTGATCATCGACCTGCCGTCGACCACGACGTCGGCGCTGAACAAGAAACTGGTGGAGATCCGCGAGCAGGGCGGCCAGGTCGCGCTCGGCCGGGTGCTGACGCTGGTGATCGTCGCGGACGACGACGCCAAGCTCGAGGACGCCATCGAGGCCGCGAACGACGCCAGCCGGGAGCACCCGTCGCGGGTGATCGTCGTGGCGAAGGGCGCGCGCACGGCCGCGCCGCGCATAGACGGCCAGATCCGCGTGGGCGGCGACGCCGGCGCGAGCGAGGTCATTGTGCTGCGGCTGTACGGCCCGCTGGCCGCGCAGGGGCAGAGCGCCGTGGTGCCGCTGCTGCTGCCGGACGCGCCGATCGTCACCTGGTGGCCCGGGGCCGGTCCGAAGGCCCCCGCGGAGGACCCGCTCGGCCAGCTGGCACAGCGGCGGATCACCGACTCGGCCGCGGAAAAGAGCCCGATAAGGGCTCTCACCACGCGTGCGAAGTCCTATGTGGAGGGCGACACCGACCTGGCGTGGACCCGGCTGACCCGCTGGCGGGCGCAGCTGGTGTCGGCGCTGGACCTGCCTCCGTTCGAGAAGATCACGAGCGCGACGGTGACCGGCGAGGCCGATTCGCCGTCGACCGAACTGCTCGCGGGCTGGCTCGCCGAGTACCTCAAGGCCCCGGTGCACCGGGTCAAGAGCTCGAGCGCGCAGGGCATCATCTCGGTGAAGCTGGAGCGGAAATCGGGCGCGGTGGAGCTGACGCGGCCGGACGGGCGGGTCGGCACGCTGACCCAGCCGGGCCAGCCGACGCGGCGGATCGCGTTGCAGCGGCGCAGCAACCCGGAGTGCCTCGTCGAGGAACTGCGGCGGCTCGACCCGGACGAGATCTACGAGGCGGCGCTGCACGGGCTGCACAAGATCGCCGCGTCCAACGGGTCGAAGCCCGCGGCTGCCAAGGCTCCGGCGAAGGCTTCGGCTTCCGCCAAGCCCGCGGCTGCCAAGCCGAAGGCGGCCCGCAAGACCGCGGAAAAGAGCGGCTCATGA
- the zwf gene encoding glucose-6-phosphate dehydrogenase has translation MTTWRNPLRDPRDKRLPRIAGPSSLVIFGVTGDLARKKLMPAIYDLAHRGLLPAGFSLVGFARRDWEHQDFGELVHDSVREHARTPFKESVWNRLAEGIRFVQGTFDDDEAFDRLAKTVRELDEERGTGGNTAFYLSIPPGAFPVVTKQLARSGLAQADENTWRRVVIEKPFGHDLKSARELNAIVNDVFPEESVFRIDHYLGKETVQNILALRFANQLFEPIWNANFIDHVQITMAEDIGLGGRAGYYDGIGAARDVIQNHLLQLLAFTAMDEPLSFEPKALRSEKAKVLAATKPMLPLDETTARGQYAGGWQGGTKVPGLLQEAGFAKDSKTETYAAVTLEVQNRRWAGVPFYLRTGKRLGRRVTEIAVVFKRAPHLPFDSTSTEELGQNALVIRVQPDEGITLRFGSKVPGTTMEVRDVTMDFGYGHAFTESSPEAYERLILDVLLGEPSLFPVNEEVELSWEILDPVLSHWAKLGTAPEQYPPGSWGPKSADEMMERTGRHWRRP, from the coding sequence GTGACCACCTGGCGCAACCCGCTGCGGGACCCCCGCGACAAGCGGCTGCCGCGGATCGCCGGGCCGTCGAGCCTGGTGATCTTCGGCGTCACCGGCGACCTGGCGCGCAAGAAGCTCATGCCCGCCATCTACGACCTCGCGCACCGCGGCCTGCTGCCGGCCGGCTTCTCGCTGGTCGGCTTCGCCCGCCGGGACTGGGAGCACCAGGACTTCGGCGAGCTGGTGCACGATTCGGTGCGCGAGCACGCGCGGACGCCGTTCAAGGAGTCGGTGTGGAACCGGCTCGCCGAAGGGATCCGGTTCGTCCAGGGCACTTTCGACGACGACGAGGCCTTCGACCGGCTCGCGAAGACCGTGCGCGAACTGGACGAAGAACGCGGCACCGGAGGCAACACCGCGTTCTACCTGTCGATCCCGCCGGGCGCGTTCCCGGTGGTGACCAAGCAGCTGGCGCGCTCGGGCCTCGCGCAGGCCGACGAGAACACCTGGCGGCGCGTGGTCATCGAGAAGCCGTTCGGCCACGACCTCAAGAGCGCCCGCGAGCTCAACGCGATCGTGAACGACGTCTTCCCCGAGGAGTCGGTGTTCCGCATCGACCACTACCTCGGCAAGGAGACGGTGCAGAACATCCTGGCGCTGCGCTTCGCGAACCAGCTGTTCGAGCCGATCTGGAACGCGAACTTCATCGACCACGTGCAGATCACCATGGCCGAGGACATCGGCCTCGGCGGCCGCGCGGGGTACTACGACGGGATCGGCGCCGCGCGCGACGTCATCCAGAACCACCTGCTGCAGCTGCTCGCCTTCACCGCGATGGACGAGCCGCTGTCGTTCGAGCCGAAGGCGCTGCGGTCGGAGAAGGCCAAGGTGCTGGCGGCGACCAAGCCGATGCTGCCGCTCGACGAGACCACCGCGCGCGGGCAGTACGCGGGCGGCTGGCAGGGCGGCACGAAGGTGCCGGGGCTGTTGCAGGAAGCCGGGTTCGCGAAGGACTCGAAGACCGAGACCTACGCCGCGGTGACGCTGGAGGTGCAGAACCGCCGCTGGGCGGGCGTGCCGTTCTACCTGCGCACCGGCAAGCGGCTCGGCCGTCGCGTCACCGAGATCGCGGTCGTGTTCAAGCGCGCGCCGCACCTGCCGTTCGATTCCACCTCCACCGAGGAGCTGGGGCAGAACGCGCTGGTCATCCGCGTGCAGCCGGACGAGGGCATCACGCTGCGGTTCGGGTCGAAGGTGCCGGGGACCACGATGGAGGTCCGCGACGTCACGATGGACTTCGGCTACGGCCACGCGTTCACCGAATCGTCGCCGGAGGCCTACGAGCGGCTGATCCTCGACGTGCTGCTGGGCGAGCCGTCGCTGTTCCCGGTGAACGAGGAAGTCGAGCTGTCGTGGGAGATCCTCGACCCGGTCCTGTCGCACTGGGCCAAGCTCGGCACCGCGCCGGAGCAGTACCCGCCGGGCAGCTGGGGTCCCAAGTCCGCTGACGAAATGATGGAACGTACCGGCAGGCACTGGAGGCGGCCTTGA